In Nocardioides conyzicola, one genomic interval encodes:
- the wecB gene encoding non-hydrolyzing UDP-N-acetylglucosamine 2-epimerase — MSALVLHVTGARPNFPKAAPVIAALERRGVRQLLVHTGQHYDRNMSEVFFQELGLPEPDLNLGIGSGSHAAQTAAMMTALETVFLEERPDLVVVYGDVNSTLAAALVASKLGIRVAHVEAGLRSFDWTMPEEVNRVVTDRLSDVLLVTSADALVHLAREGVDPDRLHFVGNPMIDTLLRLRDRFDGSRVVAELSLPTTYAVATLHRPGNVDDPTTLARMVTALREVGDRIDVVLPVHPRGRQQLAASGLFDHPRVHATDPLGYLEFLGLVEGSTLVVTDSGGIQEETTVLGVPCLTLRPNTERPVTITHGTNRLVTTEDLTQHVDAVLAGGGPAHGLVPPLWDGAAGERIADIVVAGLPG, encoded by the coding sequence ATGTCCGCGCTGGTCCTGCACGTCACGGGTGCCCGACCGAACTTCCCGAAGGCCGCGCCGGTGATCGCCGCCCTCGAGCGACGGGGTGTCCGGCAGCTCCTGGTCCACACCGGTCAGCACTACGACCGCAACATGTCGGAGGTCTTCTTCCAGGAGCTCGGGCTGCCCGAGCCGGACCTGAACCTCGGCATCGGCTCCGGCTCGCACGCTGCGCAGACGGCCGCGATGATGACCGCCCTGGAGACCGTCTTCCTCGAGGAGCGCCCCGACCTGGTGGTCGTGTACGGCGACGTGAACTCGACGCTGGCGGCGGCGCTGGTGGCCTCGAAGCTCGGGATCCGGGTCGCCCATGTCGAGGCCGGCCTGCGCAGCTTCGACTGGACGATGCCCGAGGAGGTCAACCGGGTCGTCACCGACCGCCTGAGTGATGTCCTGCTCGTGACCAGCGCCGACGCGCTCGTGCACCTCGCCCGCGAGGGCGTGGACCCGGACCGGCTCCACTTCGTCGGCAACCCGATGATCGACACGCTGCTGCGGCTGCGCGACCGGTTCGACGGCTCCCGCGTGGTGGCTGAACTGAGCCTGCCCACGACGTACGCCGTGGCCACGCTGCACCGGCCCGGCAACGTCGACGACCCCACGACCCTGGCCCGGATGGTGACCGCCCTGCGCGAGGTCGGCGACCGGATCGACGTCGTGCTCCCCGTGCACCCGCGCGGCCGGCAGCAGCTGGCGGCGTCGGGCCTGTTCGACCACCCGCGGGTGCATGCCACCGACCCGCTCGGCTACCTGGAGTTCCTCGGGCTCGTGGAGGGCTCGACGCTGGTGGTGACCGACTCCGGCGGCATCCAGGAGGAGACGACGGTCCTCGGTGTCCCCTGCCTGACGCTGCGGCCCAACACGGAGCGGCCGGTCACGATCACCCACGGCACCAACCGGCTGGTCACGACCGAGGACCTCACCCAGCACGTGGACGCCGTGCTGGCCGGTGGTGGCCCGGCCCACGGGCTGGTGCCGCCGCTGTGGGACGGCGCCGCCGGCGAGCGCATCGCCGACATCGTCGTC